One Verrucomicrobiia bacterium genomic window, GGCTGCGCCATCGATCAATACCGCATCGATGTCTATAAAGGCAGCCGCTTCATGAAATCGTTGTTTGCCACGGGCACTGCGGCGCTCGTGACGAATCTGCCCAGTTGCAATTATCCGGAAGGCAATTGCGGACAGGATTACACCTTCTATGTTTTTGCGCACACAGCGGCCGGCTGGAGCAACCCCTCAGAAGCCGCTTCAGCCGTACCCAAGGTTTCATACCTCGCAGACAACCTGCGCGCCATTTTCCGAAAGAGCTACGACTCAGGCGCCTGCAACTCCTGCCATGGCTATGGGGCCATGCCTGATTTAGCTGACCGCAACGGCAGCCCGCCCACGGATTATCTCAGCGCTCTGGCCGAAGGCGCGCGCCTGTACCAAGCCCCCGCGGGACAAATCCAAGGAGTCCATTCCAAAGTGCGCCTGCTGACGCCCAGCTCGAAAGAGTATCAAGCCCTGCAGCAATGGTTCACGGATGGCAACCGGGAGTGATTCCTGCAGGGGGGCGAACTCCGTGAGATTCCATTGAAGCCATCCATGGCTTTGCCAAATTAAGGAGAAGGTTTGGCCAACCGCCCTTTCAGGTCTTTCAGCGTCGCTTCGATCAGATTGAAGCGGTCATGGGCCTGGATGCCTTTTTTGGCGCCGGGGCCATAAACGCTAAAAACGCTCCAAAGCTTCAGGCCATCCGAGCTCATCCATTTTTGAGGGAAGCTGCAACTCAATCCTTCTCCAAGCCGGCCCATGCGGCCCCAGTCCTCGAGATACTCCACTGTAGTCCATAGTCCCCAAGGTTCTGGGCCATCAAAAACCCCCAACTGCCCCGGTCCGGTATGGAAGCTAGTAAGCAAGAATCGCTTAAGTCCCGGGTCATAGGAAACGGAGCAAGGGGTGACCCCATTGACATCCTTAAACACAGGGGCCATCTGCGCCGCATTTGAGGTCCAAAGAGGCTTCTGATCTGCAGCGAAACCTTTAAAGAACGCGTATGCGCCTTGCGAGCGAAGCCGGTGTTTGGGCACCCGCGCCAGGAATAGTTCCTTCTCCTCGCCGGCGCGAGCCGCTTGCCTTGGTCCATAAATATACACGAAACCATCCAGGTGTGCTGGCACCCCGGTATAATCGGGTCCGAATTGAAGGAATTTTGCTGGCTGGAAATTGCCGGGGCCTTTTGGGAAAACCCATTCAACCCGAGTCCATGCCGCTCCCGCATTGGTTGACCACGCCAGGACGTGGTCCACGTTTGGCCAAGGGTTATTCTGGAGATTGATCAGGGCGTAGAGTGTGCCGTCCACAAAAAGAATTCCGCCAGTTTTGCCCTTCTTTGGAAAGGAGGCGGGATGTTCCGGGTCTTTGCCGCCATTTATGTTGAAGCCATGGTAGTTCTGGGGGCTTCCTTCAATACGGGCAAAGCCCATGCTCACCCGGCCATCGGAATCTGAGCCGCCAAAACCGCCGCCGTCGCCCCAGGCTGCATAAAGGTGATCATCCGGTCCCCAGGTGATTGGCCACAAATCGCTGCCTGGAGCGGAAGTCTGATAGGTCTCCCAATGCCAGTCGATGCTCTCAATGAGGCGGCTGGGCGGGTAAGGCGCTGCGCGAAAATGGCGGGCATTCGCGGGCGGGGTTGGGTTTGGCCCAGCCTGTTCCTCGCTTGGCCCGGCATACCCGGCCAATGCTCCCGGCCCCAACACCAGCAAGGCGAGGAAAAGCAAAACCGGGTTGACAACCATGTTAGGCCTCTGCTTAAAGACCGAATGATGTGAGGATAGAATCATAAAGGACGATTCTTTTCTGTTTGGTGGTTCTGCTCCCGATGATTCTGCCTCCTTACGGTTGCGCCGTTTCCAAATAACTCAAAAGGTCAGCCATGTCTTGCACCGAGAGACCCTGCCCCAAGCCATTGGGCATAAGCGACCAGGGCTGCATCACCACGGATAGAACGTTGAGTTTGGGCCAGACCTGCCGAGCCCCGCCAGGCTCGTTCAGGGTCAAGGTGACCTCATTGTCATCAGCAAGAACCCCAACTCGACTCTCACCTTCGAGCGTGGTGACTACAACGGTTTGGAACCCCGCCGCCAGATTGGCGCTGGGTTCAATGATGTTTCTCAGCAACTCCGCTTTGCTCAAGGTCCGGGCGCCTGCTAAATCGGGGCCCGGCAACTGGCGGTTCCCGGCGATTTGATGGCATTGAGCGCAGCGGGCCTGGAAAATACTGCGTCCGTTATCTGCAATCCCGCTCAAGCGCAATGCCCCCTGTAAGCGTTGCGCCACCTCAGGACGCCGCAGTGGGACCGGGCCCAACAATTGAACCGCGCGCCGGCTGAGCGCCGGGTCGGGTAAGGTCCGCAAGAAATTGATTAACGCCCAGGAAAGGTCAGTGGGCGCGATTTTACCTGCTTCAATGGCGGCGAGCACTCCGGCCACGCGCGAGGTATGGCTGAGCAGGGCGCTTACTGCGCGGATGCGGAGAGAAGGGGTGAGGGCGCTCCAGGAATTGAGCAAACCGGCCAGCACGCGCGGGTCTTCGTAGCGGCCTAAAGCGTCAATCGCAGCCTGTTGCAAGTCTGGAAAAGGCTGTGGATTGCATAGAAGCAAAAGCCAATCCCCGGTCTCGTCGAACCGAAGCGTCGAGACACTAACCAGGCGGACGGCTGCAACTCGCACCGGCTCCGAAAGGTTTGCATCCGTTCCATCGGAGAGGGCCTGGAAAAAGAATGGCTGCAGCAGGCCTTGGGCATCCACCAGCCCGAGCGAGCTCTGTGTTCGGCGCAATCCTTCGCCCAGTTTGAAAAGCGCGGTATAAGAGACAATCCGTTCCAAGCGCGCCTTCGTAATGAAATTTACGACCTGTGCGACTTCATTTTTGTTGCCTTGAGTGCCAATCATACAGGCGAGCTGCTGCAGAAACTCGAATCCTTGCGGGTCGCGGATGAATCGCGCATCGCTCGCCAGCAACTCGAACAATGCGGCGCTTCCTTCGGCCAGTGAACTGAGGACGGCAGTCTGAATCCAAGGATTAGCCAAGTCCTGTTTAAGGATTTGAGCCAGGATCGAGGGCTTCTCTGAAAGCCCGACCGCCCCCAACGTGAGCGCCAATTGATAACGCACGCGGATAGATGGATCGGTTGCCAAAGGTTTTAGCGCGTTCCAGAGTTCGTCAGAGGGGATGCCATTGGTGAGAAGTTTCTCGGCAAGGCGCACCCCATGCTCGCGCAGGAGAGGATCGGGGTCGCTTAAAGCCCTCAACTCCTGAGTCTGACGCAAGGCATCCAAACCGCTCAGTGTGTGGAGGGCCTGGAGGCGGGCCAGGGACAACCGGGCATGATCGGCCATGTTCGTCAATAGCGGTATGGCCGCGGGGTCGCCTCGTTCGAAGAGCAAGCGCGCGGCTGTATCGCGATGCCATCCATCGGCATGCGCCAGGTCGGACACCAGTTCATAGGTGCTTGCCTTGCCCAGTTGCGGCAGAGCAGGGCGCCGAAAATTCTCCGGCACAATTCGATAAATTCGCCCATGGTCGCTTCGGTCCTGCCGGTCGGCTACATACAACGCCCCATCCGGGCCGTTGACGATCTGTTCGGGCCGGAAAGAAGGGTCGCTGCAAACCAAAAACTCGCTGGAAGGTTCTTCAGGCGGGCGTTGGGCTGAAATGCTCAGGCCGTCCTGATGCACAACAAACCGATGAATGGCATGACTATCAGGGACGGCAACGAACACACTGCCCTGATAGCCGGGCGGAAAGATGTTCCCACGGCAAACGACGCAGCCGCGCGCGCCCGTCAACCAGGCTGCGCCCTGAACGCTAACCTGCCGAGCCCCTCCTACCTCGGTTAGTCGAGTCGGCGAAGACAACCCCGTTTGCTGCGGCAAGGCCAGCAGGCCAAACAACGCTGTGGCCGGGCTGGCCGCATCAATCATCCATGGCGCTCTTGGGAAAAAGGGATTTCGGCCAAGATATCGCGGTTCGCACATTGCCACGCGCAATGGCCGAGAGAAATCGCATCCGAACAGGCGGCCAAAATTATTGAAGGCCAGCCCGGACTGAGCGGGTCCCGCTTCCGGAACAACGGCCAGCGTGCGCGGATTGAAGGAGAAATCGCAGCCGCCGACGGAGATGGGATTTCCAGGCCAATTCGGCGAAATGACGACGCCGCCCAAGCCGGCGGTCGCTCCATAGATGCGATTCTGCAGGCCCCAATTGAAATTGTTCAACAGGGCTCGTTGGCTGGGGGCATTCGTTCCCCCAAAACCGGCCAAAACCACTTTTTTAACTTCAGCGATGCCTTCGGTTTTCGTGCTCTTGAGGAATTGGACTTCGGGTGTGAGCCCCACGAAGACACCCCCGGCGTAACAGGCCACCGCCGAAGGCATTGAAAGGTCCTCGGCGAAAATGGTGCTCTTTTGATAGACTCCATTTTTATCGGGGGCCTCGAGCAAACGAATACGCCCCTGTGCTGGCCGCTGCGCGCCAGTGGGAGAAGCTGGCAACTCAGCCACAAACAGCCGGCCATTCTCGTCGAAAGCCAGCGCAACGGGAGCCGAAACCATTGGCTCGGCGGCAGCCAATTCGATCCTAAAACCGGGAGCGAGCCGGAACGCAGCGAGCCTGCTCGGTGTGGCCGGAACGGCGGCGACTTGGACCCTGTTCGAGCCATGCCCGACGTCGGCCGCCAAAGCGTTCAGAGCCAACAAAAGCGCGAATCCTGCCGCCCCCAACGCCAATTTCCTGGTGCCCATACCCAAAATCATGGCGCAAGTGCCGCCCGCATGGAAGTCTGTTGTGAATTCCTCTTTGACAGACGCCCAGCCGATTGGCATCGTTCCGCCTCAATTCCGCTTTGGCCGGCCCTGAATCACCGGTCCAGTTGAAAACAAAACTATGGCAGATTTAGTTGGAAACCTCTTGGTCGCTCAATCCGGCGGGCCTACCTGCGTTATTAACTCCAGTTTAGCTGGGGTCATTCAGGAAGCCGGACGCCACGATGCTATCGAGGAGATTTATGGCGGAGCCAACGGGATTCTGGGCATTCTGGGCGAGGACCTGCTCGATATTAACGATGAGAAGGCACGAACCATCCAGGCCTTGCGCTATTCTCCCGCCGCCGCACTGGGCACCTGCCGTTACAAGATTGATTTCAAGAGGAAACCTGAAAAAGCCGCTCAGGATATGGACCGCCTGTTCGAAGTTTTCCAGGCCCATAACATCCGCTATTTTTTCTACATTGGCGGCAACGACTCGCAGGATACTTCTCACAAGATTCACGAAGAGGCTGTCAAACGCGGTTACGAGCTTCGCATCATCGGTGTCCCCAAAACCATCGATAATGATCTGCCTCATACGGACAATTGCCCGGGCTACGGTTCGGCCATCAAATACAACGCCACCACCGTGATGGAAGTGGGCATTGACGTGGCCTGCATGGCCACCGACGATGGGTCCTGCTGCATCGTTGAGGTCATGGGCCGCTCGGCGGGCTGGATTGCCGCCGGAACGGTGCTGGCCAAACGCGGCAACCCCGCTCATCCGCCCCATATTATTCTCCTGCCTGAACTCGTCTTCGAGGAGGAGAAATTTCTGGCAAAAGTAAAGCAAACCGTCGATGCCCACCGATATTGTTTGGTGGTGGTGGGCGAGGGCATCAAGTACGCCTCCGGCGAGGAGGTCGGCGCCGATAAAACTCGTTTGGACGCCTTCGGGCATCCGGTGCTTGCCGGCGCAGCAGAAAAGCTCAAACAACTTGTCCAAGGCAAGCTCAATACCAAGACCCGCACCGTGCAATTGGGTTACGCGCAACGGGCCGCCGGGCACCTCGCCAGCCTCACCGATGCCAATAACTCCTTTGCTTGCGGGGAAGCCGCTGTGCGCGCCGCGGTGTCCGGTCAAAGCGGGTTCATGGTAAAAATTGTTCGCGATCAAACCACCGGTTCCGTGCGCTGGGCCACTGGGCTGCAACCCCTGGCCGACATCGCCAATGTCGAGCATTTTGTCCCTCGCGATTGGATCAGCGAGGATGGATTCCTTCCAAACACAAAGTTTGTCGAATACGCCCAACCTCTCATCGAAGGAGAAGTCCGGTTTCCAATCGAGGGCGGATTGCCTAAATATGTCGATTTGGAGAAGAGCAAAGTCGAGAAAAAGCTGCCACCGCGGGCCTGAGAGCGCATTTTGAAAATGGACGGCTCCCTCTCCTCCTCGTTTTCGTCCTGGTCCTTCGTCCTGGATTTTTCGGGGCTTTCGAGAACGAGGACGAGGGCGAGTGGGGACGGGAGGCGAGTCAATTGAACCTCGACCGGCTCGCCAAAGCCAAGTCGCTCGGCTTTTCCGATCGGCAAATCGCGTTTTTAACCGGCCAGACTGAAGGGGAGGTTAGGGCCCTGCGAAACAAGGTTGGGTTGGTGCCTAGTTACCGGCTGGTAGATACTTGCGCAGCCGAGTTCGAGGCCTACACGCCTTACTATTACTCAACCTACGACCGGGGCGATGATGAGGTGGATCGGAGTGAGCGGCGGAAGGTGATGATTCTTGGGGGCGGCCCCAACCGCATCGGTCAGGGAATTGAGTTTGACTATTGCTGCGTTCACGCCGCTTTTGCGCTGAAGGAAGAAGGATTCGAGACCCTGATGGTCAACTCCAATCCCGAAACCGTCTCGACCGATTACGACACCAGCGACAAGCTCTATTTCGAACCGCTGACCCTGGAGGATGTGCTCCATATCTATCAACGCGAGGGATGCTGGGGGGCCATTGCCCAATTCGGCGGCCAGACCCCGCTGAACCTGGCGCAGGGGTTGCAGGAGAATGGAGTCAATATCATCGGCACTTCGCCGCGTGAGATCGAGATAGCCGAGGACCGCAAGCTCTTTGCGGCCATGCTGCACAAGTTAAATATCCCGCAACCTCCCAATGGGATAGCAACCAATGAAACCGAAGCGCTGGCCGTGGCGAGCACATTGGGCTTCCCCATTCTCGTGCGGCCCAGTTTCGTCCTCGGGGGCCGGGCGATGCAGATTGTCTATTCCAATTCCGAGTTGCAGCACTATATGCGCTTTGCCGTCGAGGCCTCCCCGGAACGGCCTGTGCTGGTGGACAAATTCCTCGAAGACGCTACCGAAGTGGATGTGGACTGTATTGCCGATGTGGGGCGGATGAGCGATCCTGCCCAGGGGACAATTGTGATTGGCGGCCTGCTCGAGCATATCGAATTTGCCGGCGTGCATTCCGGGGATGCGGCCATGGTGCTGCCGCCCCATACCCTTTCTGAAAAGGTCATCGAAGTCATCCGCCAGTACACCCACGCCATGGCGCGCGAACTCAAGGTCATCGGCCTCATGAACGTGCAATACGCCGTCAAAGGGGAAACCGTCTATGTCCTCGAAGTCAACCCGCGCGCCTCGCGCACCGTGCCATTTGTCAGCAAGGCCATCGGTGTGCCCTTGGCCAAGCTCGCAGCCAAGGTCATGGCGGGCAGAACTCTCAAAGACCTTGGTTTCACTCAGGAAGTCTGGCCGAAGTATTGGACGGTGAAGGAGTCGGTGTTTCCGTTTAACCGGTTTCACGGACAAGATATCCTGCTCTCGCCCGAGATGCGCTCGACGGGCGAAGTCATGGGGTTGGATGCTGACCTGGGCATCGCCTATGCCAAATCGCAGATGGCCGCCGGCGGCCCCTTGCCCCTGAGCGGGCGGGTCTTTCTGAGCGTGAGCGATGCGCACAAGGCGGAGGTGGCCGAGGTGGCCCGGCTTTTTGCTGACCTTGGTTTCGAGTTGGTTGCCACCGCAGGCACAGCGGCGGTGCTCGAGAAAGCCGGACTGAAAGTGGCGCACGTTTTTAAACTGGCCGAGGGCCGTCCGAACACCCTTGACTTGCTGAAGAACCGCGAAATCCAGCTTCTGATCAACACCCCTGCCGGTCAAACTCCCCGCGCTGACGAGGTGAAGATACGCACAACAGCCGTCTATACAGGCACCCCTATTATGACGACGTTAAGCGGAGCAAAGGCCGCCGCCTTGGGGATAGCCGCCCTGCGAAAGAGCGGTTATGGGGTCAAGCCCTTGCAGCAATATCACTGAGCCGTCTGAATGAGTCAGAATCCGAGCAAGCCTGCCGATGCCGAGCAAAACCAAGCCGAAACCGGTCCTTACGCCAATTTCGAGCTGCAAGTGGAAGGGTTTAAGGGCACACCCGACGAAATCGAGCGGCAATGGTATGAAAAGGTCTATCGAGGCCGAGGCGATACGCTGGCCCAACTTACCTGGCGCGCGGCGCTGATGGGCTCGGTCCTCGGCAGCGTCCTGTCGCTGACCAATCTGTATATCGGACTCAAGTCCGGCTGGGGTTTTGGCGTCGCCATCACCGCCTGCATCCTGTCCTACTCGATCTGGACCACTTTTCACAAGCTCGGTATCGCCAAGACTCAGATGACCATTCTCGAGAACAACTGCATGCAGTCCACCGCCAGCGCCGCCGGCTACTCGACCGGCACTACTCTTATCTCAGCTTTTGCGGCTTTCATACTCATCACTGGCAAGCCTCTGCCTTTTACCCTCACGCTGGCCTGGGTGTTTTTCCTTGCTGTGCTCGGTGTGACGATGGCCATCCCGATGAAGCGGCAAATGATCAATATCGAGCAGTTGCGATTTCCCAGCGGCACGGCTGCAGCCGAGACCTTGCGCGCCTTGCACTCGCATGGCTCCAAAGGCATGCGGGCGGCCAAAGCCCTTGGCATAGCGGGGTTATTGGCCGCACTGGACAAGCTTTGGTCTGATGGCTTGGCCTTGCTAGACCATTTCACGAGAACACACCTGGCAAACT contains:
- a CDS encoding DUF4185 domain-containing protein, coding for MILSSHHSVFKQRPNMVVNPVLLFLALLVLGPGALAGYAGPSEEQAGPNPTPPANARHFRAAPYPPSRLIESIDWHWETYQTSAPGSDLWPITWGPDDHLYAAWGDGGGFGGSDSDGRVSMGFARIEGSPQNYHGFNINGGKDPEHPASFPKKGKTGGILFVDGTLYALINLQNNPWPNVDHVLAWSTNAGAAWTRVEWVFPKGPGNFQPAKFLQFGPDYTGVPAHLDGFVYIYGPRQAARAGEEKELFLARVPKHRLRSQGAYAFFKGFAADQKPLWTSNAAQMAPVFKDVNGVTPCSVSYDPGLKRFLLTSFHTGPGQLGVFDGPEPWGLWTTVEYLEDWGRMGRLGEGLSCSFPQKWMSSDGLKLWSVFSVYGPGAKKGIQAHDRFNLIEATLKDLKGRLAKPSP
- a CDS encoding PVC-type heme-binding CxxCH protein; this translates as MPIGWASVKEEFTTDFHAGGTCAMILGMGTRKLALGAAGFALLLALNALAADVGHGSNRVQVAAVPATPSRLAAFRLAPGFRIELAAAEPMVSAPVALAFDENGRLFVAELPASPTGAQRPAQGRIRLLEAPDKNGVYQKSTIFAEDLSMPSAVACYAGGVFVGLTPEVQFLKSTKTEGIAEVKKVVLAGFGGTNAPSQRALLNNFNWGLQNRIYGATAGLGGVVISPNWPGNPISVGGCDFSFNPRTLAVVPEAGPAQSGLAFNNFGRLFGCDFSRPLRVAMCEPRYLGRNPFFPRAPWMIDAASPATALFGLLALPQQTGLSSPTRLTEVGGARQVSVQGAAWLTGARGCVVCRGNIFPPGYQGSVFVAVPDSHAIHRFVVHQDGLSISAQRPPEEPSSEFLVCSDPSFRPEQIVNGPDGALYVADRQDRSDHGRIYRIVPENFRRPALPQLGKASTYELVSDLAHADGWHRDTAARLLFERGDPAAIPLLTNMADHARLSLARLQALHTLSGLDALRQTQELRALSDPDPLLREHGVRLAEKLLTNGIPSDELWNALKPLATDPSIRVRYQLALTLGAVGLSEKPSILAQILKQDLANPWIQTAVLSSLAEGSAALFELLASDARFIRDPQGFEFLQQLACMIGTQGNKNEVAQVVNFITKARLERIVSYTALFKLGEGLRRTQSSLGLVDAQGLLQPFFFQALSDGTDANLSEPVRVAAVRLVSVSTLRFDETGDWLLLLCNPQPFPDLQQAAIDALGRYEDPRVLAGLLNSWSALTPSLRIRAVSALLSHTSRVAGVLAAIEAGKIAPTDLSWALINFLRTLPDPALSRRAVQLLGPVPLRRPEVAQRLQGALRLSGIADNGRSIFQARCAQCHQIAGNRQLPGPDLAGARTLSKAELLRNIIEPSANLAAGFQTVVVTTLEGESRVGVLADDNEVTLTLNEPGGARQVWPKLNVLSVVMQPWSLMPNGLGQGLSVQDMADLLSYLETAQP
- a CDS encoding 6-phosphofructokinase, with the translated sequence MADLVGNLLVAQSGGPTCVINSSLAGVIQEAGRHDAIEEIYGGANGILGILGEDLLDINDEKARTIQALRYSPAAALGTCRYKIDFKRKPEKAAQDMDRLFEVFQAHNIRYFFYIGGNDSQDTSHKIHEEAVKRGYELRIIGVPKTIDNDLPHTDNCPGYGSAIKYNATTVMEVGIDVACMATDDGSCCIVEVMGRSAGWIAAGTVLAKRGNPAHPPHIILLPELVFEEEKFLAKVKQTVDAHRYCLVVVGEGIKYASGEEVGADKTRLDAFGHPVLAGAAEKLKQLVQGKLNTKTRTVQLGYAQRAAGHLASLTDANNSFACGEAAVRAAVSGQSGFMVKIVRDQTTGSVRWATGLQPLADIANVEHFVPRDWISEDGFLPNTKFVEYAQPLIEGEVRFPIEGGLPKYVDLEKSKVEKKLPPRA
- the carB gene encoding carbamoyl-phosphate synthase large subunit yields the protein MNLDRLAKAKSLGFSDRQIAFLTGQTEGEVRALRNKVGLVPSYRLVDTCAAEFEAYTPYYYSTYDRGDDEVDRSERRKVMILGGGPNRIGQGIEFDYCCVHAAFALKEEGFETLMVNSNPETVSTDYDTSDKLYFEPLTLEDVLHIYQREGCWGAIAQFGGQTPLNLAQGLQENGVNIIGTSPREIEIAEDRKLFAAMLHKLNIPQPPNGIATNETEALAVASTLGFPILVRPSFVLGGRAMQIVYSNSELQHYMRFAVEASPERPVLVDKFLEDATEVDVDCIADVGRMSDPAQGTIVIGGLLEHIEFAGVHSGDAAMVLPPHTLSEKVIEVIRQYTHAMARELKVIGLMNVQYAVKGETVYVLEVNPRASRTVPFVSKAIGVPLAKLAAKVMAGRTLKDLGFTQEVWPKYWTVKESVFPFNRFHGQDILLSPEMRSTGEVMGLDADLGIAYAKSQMAAGGPLPLSGRVFLSVSDAHKAEVAEVARLFADLGFELVATAGTAAVLEKAGLKVAHVFKLAEGRPNTLDLLKNREIQLLINTPAGQTPRADEVKIRTTAVYTGTPIMTTLSGAKAAALGIAALRKSGYGVKPLQQYH